The DNA window GCGTCTTGCCATCCGTATGCACTGCCAAATCGGCAGTGTGGTAGTACGGCAGGCGCTCCTCGTAGAGCAGCGTTACCCGATCGCGATCTTGCAGCAGAGGACGGGAGCCGGGAGCGGAAGCGCAACGATGCAGCGCCTCTTCGAGGCCAACGTCCAGATGCACCACGGAGGCGGAATTGTCGCGGAGAATCTGCCGGATCGTTTCCTGCACGAAGGCGCCGCCACCCAGAGCGATGACGGCCGGC is part of the Terriglobales bacterium genome and encodes:
- a CDS encoding shikimate kinase, encoding PAVIALGGGAFVQETIRQILRDNSASVVHLDVGLEEALHRCASAPGSRPLLQDRDRVTLLYEERLPYYHTADLAVHTDGKTPLEVAQEIAATWQLNPRDQEVQ